A window from Candidatus Poribacteria bacterium encodes these proteins:
- a CDS encoding DUF4139 domain-containing protein, which yields MLRLIWVTLGMWAFLTLSFNAWGEVQLSTIPGRKSVKVTIYKGIDIAYVEESRLITLRKGENRLQFGWADTRIDPSSIRLLPQIPDVSIQTAISSFEEPNMIVWKIKTEEGGRKPLKITYFIGGMDWDVDYTVISSEDETKLSLEGYVEISNKSGEDFKGVSLKLVAGEINRVVRERYAAKAEEMDRMRKEMRKAGRGALRAPVPVIEAAARKFVTTEALANMRQAGEAGMVSEHYLLSVERRTDLKNEWGKRLMWLSAEEVPIDVVYVFDPSKYGESVVKQYRFKNDKEHNLGSAPIPPGRVIVYGREKDQIIPIGESRIDFTPVSGDVKLTLNSQGEITVERKRMNFAKINFRFDKNNRVAGYDTEEEYQIKVRNHREIPAKVEVYERFRGEWEITSKSHDYERKDAQTILFKLTLPPGAEEIIKYTVVIKPEGGVRR from the coding sequence ATGTTGAGGTTAATCTGGGTCACACTGGGAATGTGGGCCTTTTTAACGCTTTCTTTCAACGCGTGGGGAGAGGTCCAGCTCTCCACAATCCCAGGACGCAAGTCCGTGAAAGTCACGATCTATAAGGGGATAGACATAGCCTATGTCGAGGAGAGCAGGTTGATCACGCTGAGGAAGGGCGAAAACAGGCTTCAATTCGGATGGGCTGACACCAGGATCGATCCATCCTCCATAAGACTGCTTCCCCAGATCCCGGACGTCTCGATCCAGACGGCTATCTCCTCCTTTGAGGAGCCGAACATGATCGTCTGGAAGATCAAAACGGAGGAAGGGGGCAGAAAACCGCTGAAGATCACATACTTCATCGGTGGAATGGACTGGGATGTGGACTACACTGTCATCTCGTCGGAGGATGAGACCAAGCTTTCACTAGAGGGATATGTCGAGATCTCCAACAAGAGCGGCGAGGATTTCAAAGGGGTGTCGCTCAAGCTCGTGGCGGGTGAGATCAACAGGGTGGTAAGGGAGAGATACGCGGCGAAGGCGGAGGAGATGGACAGGATGCGAAAGGAGATGAGGAAAGCGGGCAGAGGAGCGTTGAGAGCACCTGTACCTGTAATCGAAGCGGCCGCTCGGAAATTCGTGACGACGGAGGCGTTGGCTAACATGAGACAGGCCGGTGAGGCCGGGATGGTCTCAGAGCATTATCTGCTCTCGGTCGAAAGACGAACTGATCTCAAAAACGAGTGGGGCAAAAGGTTGATGTGGCTCTCCGCCGAAGAGGTGCCGATAGATGTGGTATATGTCTTCGATCCCTCGAAATACGGCGAATCGGTCGTTAAACAATACAGATTCAAAAACGACAAAGAGCACAACCTCGGCTCCGCTCCCATCCCGCCGGGGAGGGTGATAGTTTACGGGCGGGAGAAAGATCAGATCATACCGATAGGTGAATCGAGGATCGATTTCACGCCGGTCAGCGGCGATGTGAAGCTCACCCTCAACTCCCAGGGCGAGATCACGGTCGAAAGAAAACGGATGAACTTCGCCAAGATCAACTTCAGGTTCGATAAGAACAACCGGGTGGCGGGATATGACACTGAGGAGGAATATCAGATAAAGGTGCGTAATCACAGGGAGATCCCCGCCAAGGTTGAAGTTTACGAGAGGTTCAGGGGCGAGTGGGAGATCACCTCCAAAAGCCACGATTATGAGCGAAAGGACGCTCAGACGATACTTTTCAAGCTTACCCTCCCGCCCGGAGCGGAGGAGATCATCAAATACACGGTCGTTATCAAGCCGGAGGGAGGTGTGAGAAGATGA
- a CDS encoding aspartyl protease family protein, with product MARIIKEIEIQGQPALALFDTGAIYSYVRSILARDAPGIKVPSPPRVVLGGRVIEIRELRLVKGKIEGLPFVAEVVPVDELGRADGKELDAIIGARTMEQWEIKLDPRTESLDLEGLRRREFTEFPTSPLV from the coding sequence ATGGCGAGGATCATCAAGGAGATAGAGATCCAGGGACAACCGGCGTTAGCCCTGTTTGATACCGGAGCGATCTACTCCTATGTCCGCTCGATCTTGGCCCGGGATGCCCCGGGGATAAAGGTCCCCTCCCCCCCGCGCGTGGTTCTGGGGGGAAGGGTTATTGAGATCAGGGAGCTCCGGTTGGTCAAGGGAAAGATCGAAGGACTGCCCTTCGTCGCCGAGGTGGTTCCTGTGGATGAACTGGGTCGGGCTGACGGTAAGGAACTGGATGCGATCATCGGAGCTAGAACGATGGAACAGTGGGAGATCAAGCTGGACCCTCGAACGGAATCGCTGGATCTAGAAGGGCTACGGCGCAGAGAGTTCACCGAGTTCCCTACATCACCACTGGTCTGA
- a CDS encoding mannose-1-phosphate guanyltransferase codes for MKAVIMAGGFGTRMRPLTYNIPKPMVPIANRPIMEHIVTLLKKHGFEEMLSILYYQPEIIENYFGDGSDFGVRMGYIRAEEDLGTAGSVRNAHIHLSDFFDDTFIIISGDLLTDFDLTGIVQFHKDKGAKVTLALTRVDDPRPYGVVITDEEGKITRFLEKPTWGEVFSDTINTGIYVLEPEVMEYIPPETEFDFSNDLFPLLMEKGEPLFGFVAEGYWRDIGDLESYLQAHKDVLSGKVEIEISGERQKTIGRDIWIGEGTKVSRKAELEGAVVIGRNCRIDDGVYIRNSVIGDNCIVEEDARIVDSVIWDNVYIGSMAELRENIIGSRTIIKHKAFIDLRAVISDNCVVGAGSRIRANLKLWPHKVVEDGATLTTSLVWGDRWAKSLFGSFGVTGVAGAELTPEIAARLGASYGASLRKGSYVVASRDNCRASRMIGRAIIAGLMSTGVNIYDLEEIPEPVARFATNALKSSGGFHVRRSPFDPDVLDIKFFEANGMDIRVAHEKTVERLFFREDFRRVPVAETGNLEFPSRIYEYYREAFLNYIDQEVFGERSPKIVMDYAHSTAVTILPSILGELNINAVSLNAFMDESKLTRSETEIGEALKQLSDIVVTLKSDVGFMLNPAAERLFLVDERGRILSGNEALAAVVMLILKTGAKGKIAVSVTASRAIDVIASQHGVEVIRTKTNPRSQMEMAMLPDIAFVGSRRGNYIFPEFYPVFDAMLALVKILEMMYRLEVKLGDLVDEIPRFHMIRERVPCPWELKGTIMRNLIEETKGENVELIDGVKVNYEDGWIVIIPDPDRPIFHITAESEDKGKAEELAASFADKIREWQR; via the coding sequence ATGAAGGCAGTGATAATGGCAGGCGGTTTCGGCACGCGGATGAGACCTCTGACCTACAACATCCCCAAACCGATGGTCCCGATCGCTAACAGACCCATAATGGAGCATATCGTCACCCTGCTTAAAAAACACGGATTTGAGGAGATGCTCTCCATACTCTACTATCAGCCGGAGATCATAGAGAACTACTTCGGAGACGGATCGGATTTCGGCGTCAGGATGGGTTACATCCGTGCGGAGGAGGATCTGGGCACGGCGGGAAGCGTCCGTAACGCCCACATCCACCTGTCCGATTTCTTCGACGATACCTTCATCATCATAAGCGGAGATCTGCTGACCGATTTCGATCTCACCGGGATAGTTCAGTTCCACAAGGATAAGGGCGCTAAGGTCACGCTGGCGCTGACCAGAGTGGATGACCCCAGGCCATACGGCGTGGTGATCACCGATGAGGAGGGCAAGATAACCCGCTTCCTGGAGAAGCCAACCTGGGGTGAGGTCTTCAGCGACACGATAAACACGGGCATATATGTTCTTGAGCCTGAGGTCATGGAGTACATTCCGCCGGAGACCGAGTTCGATTTCAGCAACGACCTCTTCCCGCTCCTCATGGAGAAGGGAGAGCCGCTATTCGGATTCGTGGCCGAAGGATACTGGAGGGATATCGGAGATTTGGAATCATACTTACAGGCACATAAGGACGTGCTTTCGGGGAAGGTGGAGATCGAAATCTCCGGCGAGAGGCAGAAGACCATCGGCAGGGATATCTGGATAGGCGAGGGAACGAAGGTCAGCAGGAAGGCCGAGCTGGAAGGGGCAGTGGTGATAGGCCGTAACTGTAGGATCGACGATGGGGTTTATATCCGTAACTCCGTCATCGGCGATAATTGCATCGTCGAGGAGGACGCCAGAATCGTGGATTCCGTCATATGGGATAACGTCTACATCGGCTCCATGGCGGAACTCCGTGAGAACATAATCGGCAGCCGGACGATCATCAAACATAAAGCCTTCATCGATCTGCGCGCCGTTATAAGCGATAACTGCGTCGTGGGGGCCGGAAGCCGGATAAGGGCCAACCTGAAGCTGTGGCCGCATAAGGTCGTTGAGGACGGCGCGACGCTCACGACAAGCCTGGTTTGGGGCGATAGGTGGGCGAAATCCCTCTTCGGCAGCTTCGGCGTGACAGGGGTGGCCGGGGCGGAGTTGACCCCTGAGATAGCGGCGAGGCTTGGGGCCTCATATGGCGCATCGCTGCGCAAGGGCTCATATGTCGTTGCGAGCCGTGATAACTGCAGGGCATCCCGCATGATCGGTCGTGCCATCATCGCCGGGCTGATGTCCACGGGAGTCAACATCTACGACCTGGAGGAGATCCCCGAGCCGGTGGCGAGGTTCGCAACCAACGCCTTGAAATCGTCAGGCGGTTTCCACGTCCGTCGATCCCCCTTCGATCCGGACGTGCTGGATATCAAGTTCTTCGAGGCCAACGGGATGGACATCCGCGTCGCCCATGAGAAAACGGTCGAAAGGCTCTTCTTCAGGGAGGACTTCCGCAGGGTCCCCGTCGCTGAGACAGGCAATCTGGAGTTCCCATCCAGGATCTACGAGTATTATCGCGAGGCCTTTCTCAATTACATCGATCAGGAGGTCTTCGGTGAGAGAAGCCCTAAGATCGTGATGGATTACGCCCACAGCACGGCCGTCACCATTCTACCCTCCATCCTAGGGGAGCTGAACATAAACGCCGTCAGCCTCAACGCCTTCATGGATGAAAGCAAACTCACCAGATCTGAAACCGAGATAGGGGAGGCTTTAAAGCAGCTTTCAGATATCGTCGTCACGCTCAAATCCGACGTCGGGTTCATGCTCAATCCGGCCGCCGAGAGGCTCTTCCTCGTCGATGAAAGGGGGAGGATATTATCGGGCAATGAGGCTCTGGCGGCGGTCGTCATGCTGATATTGAAGACGGGCGCTAAAGGGAAGATCGCCGTCTCCGTGACAGCCTCTCGGGCGATAGATGTGATCGCCTCTCAGCACGGGGTCGAGGTGATCCGGACGAAGACTAACCCCCGCTCGCAGATGGAGATGGCGATGTTGCCCGATATAGCCTTCGTCGGCTCCAGGCGTGGAAATTATATCTTCCCCGAATTCTATCCCGTCTTCGACGCCATGCTCGCCCTTGTGAAGATCCTGGAGATGATGTATAGGCTGGAGGTCAAGCTCGGCGATCTGGTCGATGAGATACCGAGGTTCCATATGATCAGGGAGAGGGTGCCCTGTCCGTGGGAGCTCAAGGGAACGATCATGCGCAATCTGATCGAGGAGACCAAAGGCGAGAACGTGGAGCTGATAGACGGCGTGAAGGTGAACTATGAGGACGGATGGATCGTGATTATCCCCGATCCCGATAGGCCCATATTCCACATCACCGCCGAGTCGGAGGATAAAGGGAAAGCTGAGGAACTGGCGGCATCCTTCGCTGATAAGATAAGGGAATGGCAGAGGTGA
- a CDS encoding DUF4159 domain-containing protein yields MKGIIICMVGLSIAFMGPSSSFGETDESGPSLPPGKLGGVLIGRGLNADGFIRLVRLKHRMADWWQDPTALTGLIEWLQTRTRIRADMRIGDGSLELTDPRILDAPLIIMTGHDEGVVFQHNLERDGRNGPPFRLVTSLTPQERRMLRKYLVERKGTLFFDDCGFKGLFAGRVREELRLTLPEYQIEPIRRTDRIFKIYYKLPGPPTGGDVFWGSENIKAQSLFPYIRGIKIKGRWAVIYNRKDYMCCMETVEVPSRTLLARRRSNDVYRFMTNVIFYVLRYGGNVDRSRYKSR; encoded by the coding sequence ATGAAAGGGATCATCATATGCATGGTCGGTTTGTCTATCGCTTTCATGGGGCCTTCTTCATCCTTTGGGGAGACCGATGAGTCCGGTCCGTCGCTTCCGCCGGGTAAACTTGGGGGCGTGTTGATAGGGAGAGGCTTAAACGCCGATGGGTTTATCAGGTTGGTGAGGTTAAAACACAGGATGGCGGACTGGTGGCAGGATCCGACGGCGCTTACCGGTTTGATCGAGTGGCTTCAGACCAGAACCAGGATCAGAGCCGATATGCGGATAGGCGATGGCTCACTCGAGCTGACCGATCCCAGAATACTAGATGCACCGCTGATCATCATGACGGGACACGATGAAGGGGTGGTCTTCCAGCATAACCTCGAAAGGGATGGCAGGAACGGCCCACCCTTCAGGCTCGTCACATCTTTGACCCCACAGGAGAGAAGGATGCTTCGGAAGTATCTCGTCGAGAGGAAGGGCACGCTCTTCTTCGACGACTGTGGTTTCAAGGGCCTTTTCGCTGGTAGGGTGAGGGAGGAACTGAGATTGACCCTACCTGAGTATCAGATAGAACCCATACGGCGGACCGACAGGATTTTCAAGATCTACTACAAGCTCCCCGGACCTCCTACCGGGGGGGATGTCTTCTGGGGGTCAGAGAACATCAAGGCACAATCGCTTTTCCCCTACATACGGGGGATCAAGATCAAGGGGAGATGGGCCGTTATATATAACCGAAAGGATTACATGTGCTGTATGGAAACGGTTGAGGTGCCAAGCCGAACCCTGCTGGCCCGACGAAGGTCGAATGACGTATATAGATTCATGACCAACGTCATCTTCTATGTTCTCAGATATGGAGGTAATGTAGATAGATCGCGGTATAAAAGTCGATGA
- a CDS encoding zf-HC2 domain-containing protein has translation MRCRNVRRKLSEFLDGELDERTREEIRRHLAICEGCSKEYDEMVEAVSLVRALPRLEPPGDMWPALKMKLESAGRSRFTWRERLKRLTVQPMVQHPVLAPLILFIVAGALATMGWWMFTRSGSDIPEMQLLSLYVQEHARYYSRQILPSDPFLESEVVRELKAPAKVRKTGSSYELQTYISLYYEGE, from the coding sequence ATGAGATGTCGCAATGTGCGCAGGAAACTCTCCGAGTTTTTAGACGGCGAATTGGATGAGAGAACGCGGGAGGAGATCCGTAGACACCTCGCGATCTGTGAGGGGTGTTCCAAGGAGTATGATGAGATGGTCGAGGCCGTCTCGCTCGTCCGGGCTCTTCCGAGGCTCGAACCTCCTGGGGATATGTGGCCGGCCCTTAAAATGAAGCTCGAAAGCGCTGGAAGATCGAGATTTACATGGCGGGAGCGATTGAAGAGGTTGACGGTTCAACCCATGGTTCAACACCCTGTTCTCGCCCCTCTGATCCTGTTTATCGTCGCCGGGGCACTTGCCACAATGGGATGGTGGATGTTCACGAGATCGGGTTCGGATATCCCGGAGATGCAATTGCTCAGCTTATATGTTCAGGAACATGCCCGATATTACTCGCGGCAGATACTGCCTTCCGATCCGTTTCTGGAATCGGAGGTCGTTCGAGAGTTGAAAGCTCCCGCCAAGGTGAGGAAAACCGGATCGAGTTATGAGCTCCAAACGTATATCAGCTTGTATTACGAAGGAGAGTGA
- a CDS encoding class I SAM-dependent methyltransferase: MGQDSREIPRRISEGVESSLKSFLRRNRILWNLSGCPYRAPRWDKAVRRILREIGDEGIALDLGSGNRRWASSVVNLDIEPFPNVDVIGDGAMLPFKDESFDAVISEAVLEHVPDPKAVIYEIRRVLKPGGYICVAVPFIQGYHASPNDYQRYTVTGLEKLLSDFRRIESGPCVGPASALHWVMRELVGIALSFGNFWIGKAISLIFGWITFPMVIILDPILIRLPNSHLIASAVYFIGRKEDQPTEV; encoded by the coding sequence TTGGGCCAGGATAGCCGAGAGATACCTCGACGTATATCGGAGGGTGTTGAGTCGAGCCTGAAATCCTTCCTCCGCAGAAACAGAATACTCTGGAATCTCTCCGGATGTCCCTACAGGGCACCTAGGTGGGATAAAGCCGTAAGGAGGATCCTCAGGGAGATAGGCGATGAGGGGATCGCCCTTGATCTGGGCTCCGGTAACCGAAGGTGGGCGTCAAGTGTGGTTAACCTGGATATCGAGCCATTTCCGAATGTGGACGTGATAGGCGACGGAGCGATGCTGCCGTTCAAAGATGAATCGTTCGACGCCGTCATAAGCGAGGCAGTGCTGGAACACGTGCCCGATCCGAAAGCTGTGATCTATGAGATCCGGAGAGTTCTAAAACCCGGAGGATACATCTGTGTGGCGGTGCCCTTCATACAAGGGTATCATGCCTCACCGAACGATTATCAGCGATATACGGTGACCGGCCTGGAGAAATTGCTCTCGGATTTCCGGAGGATCGAGTCCGGGCCGTGTGTGGGGCCAGCGAGCGCCCTACATTGGGTGATGCGCGAGTTGGTGGGGATCGCACTTTCCTTCGGTAATTTTTGGATCGGTAAGGCGATCTCGCTCATCTTCGGCTGGATCACCTTCCCAATGGTTATCATTCTCGACCCGATCCTCATCAGACTACCTAACTCCCACCTGATAGCCTCGGCCGTTTACTTCATAGGCAGAAAAGAGGATCAACCGACAGAGGTCTGA
- a CDS encoding type II toxin-antitoxin system HicB family antitoxin — MDYTVIIHDAEEGGYWVEVPALPGCFSQGETIEEALQNVREAITLHLEVLSEEGQQVPQDDIRLIARVPVALKAE; from the coding sequence ATGGATTATACCGTTATCATTCACGATGCTGAAGAGGGAGGATATTGGGTGGAGGTACCGGCGCTGCCGGGATGTTTCTCACAAGGTGAGACGATTGAAGAAGCACTGCAGAACGTGAGGGAGGCTATCACCTTACATCTGGAAGTGTTATCGGAGGAAGGGCAGCAAGTGCCTCAGGACGATATACGCCTTATCGCCCGAGTACCTGTTGCCCTGAAAGCTGAGTAG
- a CDS encoding glycosyltransferase family 4 protein: protein MVNYEFPPIGGGGGIVTRYLGREFARRGHDVTLVTSHFDRLPRHEIIDGVKVYRVPVIRRSPNVAKVHEMFTYILSALVWSFRYVPVIRPDIVQVFFGIPSGPVAYAIGKTTGYPYVVFLGGRDVPRPNPDPPYYRYLYPILKPAIRAIWRSAGAVIACSEGLRKLALRTDPETRIEVIPDGIDLSRFHAPKREAEPDVVRVLSIGRLIPRKGFHHLISALPHLRGMTGRKFTVEIVGDGPMMDELKELAKKLKVDDLVVFSGTIPYERLHKRYESADLFTLCSSAEGMPLVVLEAMAMGLPVVATKVQGIEELVHDGVNGYLIEDPSDSQALADRISLLIEDGQARIRMGAEAIRSVERYDWARIAERYLDVYRRVLSRA from the coding sequence ATGGTCAATTACGAATTCCCCCCCATAGGTGGTGGAGGCGGGATCGTTACCAGATATCTCGGGAGGGAGTTCGCAAGGCGGGGTCATGATGTCACCTTGGTCACGTCCCATTTCGATCGACTGCCACGGCATGAGATCATCGATGGGGTTAAGGTTTATCGGGTTCCGGTGATCCGGAGAAGCCCGAACGTAGCTAAAGTGCATGAGATGTTCACCTACATCCTGAGTGCCCTTGTCTGGTCGTTCAGATATGTCCCCGTCATCCGTCCGGATATCGTTCAGGTTTTCTTCGGCATCCCATCAGGTCCCGTGGCATACGCGATAGGTAAGACGACGGGATATCCGTACGTCGTGTTCCTGGGCGGCAGGGATGTGCCCAGACCTAACCCCGATCCTCCTTACTATCGTTACCTCTATCCGATCCTCAAACCGGCCATAAGGGCGATATGGCGTTCGGCCGGGGCAGTCATCGCATGTAGCGAAGGATTGAGGAAGCTAGCTCTGCGGACCGATCCGGAGACACGGATAGAGGTCATACCGGATGGCATAGATCTATCTCGATTCCACGCGCCAAAACGCGAGGCCGAGCCGGACGTGGTCAGGGTTCTCTCAATAGGAAGACTCATCCCGCGCAAAGGGTTCCATCATCTGATATCCGCCCTGCCTCACCTGAGGGGGATGACGGGGAGAAAGTTCACAGTGGAGATCGTCGGGGATGGCCCCATGATGGATGAGCTGAAAGAGCTTGCAAAAAAGCTCAAGGTCGATGATCTCGTGGTCTTTTCGGGGACCATCCCGTATGAAAGGCTTCATAAGAGGTATGAATCAGCCGATCTTTTTACGCTCTGTTCCTCGGCCGAAGGAATGCCTCTGGTCGTGCTTGAGGCGATGGCTATGGGATTGCCCGTCGTCGCCACTAAAGTGCAGGGGATCGAGGAGCTGGTTCACGACGGGGTAAACGGATACCTGATCGAGGATCCCTCTGATTCTCAGGCGCTCGCCGATAGGATCTCGCTCCTGATAGAGGACGGCCAGGCCAGAATCAGGATGGGCGCCGAGGCGATCAGATCGGTCGAGAGATACGATTGGGCCAGGATAGCCGAGAGATACCTCGACGTATATCGGAGGGTGTTGAGTCGAGCCTGA
- a CDS encoding BamA/TamA family outer membrane protein, which yields MIIITLTFIIAAVKVDSIEITGNKIISRADLLRTLQLTPGGEVSKEEIEPAISKVLREYVRRGYLFASIDYSFQPSGKGGMKLTLKVNEGRRVKIGDIRIVGNSILSEKEIRRALKLGGEFDVGRINEGIERVLRIYAEKGYPLARMSLTEFRLSKDRSKLNFDIMIDEGDPVRIADVRVTGLKKTKPKVILRQLPIRAGMPYRQSLVDESIRLLRNMPYIYDVEPKAIERSERPGEVIFNPHVTEAHSGRIEGLLGYAPPITPGGRAKLTGTIFIDETNILGSGRALHFEWRSAESKRIEFRYLEPWILGRPIDLSLRYERQAGFKSYGISLISRLNFRYLIKGGFSYETAELNGMRNRAVRFEAGFRRDVRDYALNPTSGDVESVNLGITAGDYRLGRLTFGAQIYLSTRRNQVLALGAHLGRLFGRDIPPFELFSLGGANTLRGYTEGWFQGGSMAYANLEYRFLTGLGSHLFLFVDLGTMNPPQLQISYGIGARLEAQSGRLNLCYGLARGDSILNGKIHVSLGTAF from the coding sequence ATGATCATAATCACCCTCACGTTCATCATCGCCGCTGTGAAGGTGGATTCGATCGAGATAACCGGAAATAAGATCATCTCAAGGGCAGATCTGCTTCGAACTCTCCAGCTCACGCCAGGCGGGGAGGTCTCAAAGGAGGAGATTGAACCGGCGATCTCCAAGGTACTTAGGGAATATGTCAGGCGCGGATATCTCTTTGCGTCTATCGATTACTCGTTTCAGCCGAGCGGCAAAGGGGGAATGAAGCTGACCCTGAAGGTGAACGAGGGGAGAAGGGTCAAGATCGGGGATATACGGATCGTTGGAAATTCGATCCTAAGCGAGAAGGAGATCAGGAGAGCGTTGAAACTGGGAGGGGAATTCGACGTTGGAAGAATCAATGAGGGGATCGAGCGGGTTCTCAGGATCTACGCCGAAAAGGGATATCCGCTCGCACGCATGAGCCTAACTGAATTTCGGCTCTCCAAGGATCGATCGAAGCTCAACTTTGATATAATGATCGATGAGGGAGATCCGGTTAGGATAGCTGACGTCAGGGTGACGGGGCTTAAGAAGACCAAGCCCAAGGTGATACTCCGTCAGCTTCCCATCAGAGCGGGCATGCCGTATCGACAGAGCCTTGTCGATGAGTCGATCCGTCTGCTCAGGAACATGCCCTACATATATGATGTGGAGCCGAAGGCGATCGAGAGAAGTGAGAGGCCGGGTGAGGTCATATTCAATCCCCACGTGACGGAGGCCCACAGCGGGAGAATCGAGGGCCTGCTGGGATACGCCCCACCGATCACTCCCGGAGGTAGGGCGAAATTGACAGGGACGATCTTCATCGATGAGACGAACATACTCGGCAGCGGAAGAGCGCTTCATTTCGAGTGGCGTTCGGCTGAGTCGAAACGGATCGAGTTCCGATATCTTGAGCCCTGGATCTTGGGCAGACCGATCGATCTAAGTTTGAGGTATGAACGTCAGGCGGGATTCAAATCCTATGGAATATCGCTTATCAGCAGATTGAACTTCAGATATCTCATCAAGGGAGGGTTCTCATACGAGACGGCCGAGCTGAACGGTATGAGGAACAGGGCGGTTAGATTTGAAGCTGGTTTCAGGCGTGATGTGCGGGATTATGCGCTGAATCCAACATCCGGGGATGTTGAGAGCGTTAATTTGGGGATAACGGCGGGGGATTACCGTTTGGGGAGACTTACCTTTGGAGCGCAAATTTATCTATCCACGCGGCGAAATCAGGTGCTGGCTTTAGGAGCTCACCTTGGCAGGCTTTTCGGGCGGGATATACCGCCGTTTGAGCTCTTCAGCTTAGGAGGAGCCAACACGCTGAGAGGATACACGGAGGGGTGGTTTCAAGGAGGATCGATGGCATATGCGAATCTGGAATACAGGTTTCTGACCGGTTTGGGATCTCATCTGTTCCTCTTCGTCGATTTAGGAACGATGAATCCGCCTCAGCTCCAGATCAGTTATGGCATCGGGGCGAGATTGGAGGCTCAATCGGGGAGGCTAAATCTCTGCTATGGCCTGGCCCGCGGCGATTCCATCCTGAACGGCAAGATCCATGTCAGTCTCGGCACCGCCTTTTGA
- a CDS encoding sigma-70 family RNA polymerase sigma factor produces the protein MSGEEIVLIQRLKQGDEKAFEQIFRRYQKRVYNVAYRMTGNRETAEDMTQEVFLRLFQKIHKFKGKSSFSTWLYRLTVNLCLDHLRKRNAHPTESLEDIDEKALIYEKTPEDDVILRERREAIQRIIGSLPGKMRAIIILREIEGLSYKEIAEAMSCSMGRVKSLLHEARMELKRRMERNKGEL, from the coding sequence TTGAGTGGCGAAGAAATCGTGTTGATTCAGAGGTTGAAACAGGGGGACGAGAAGGCATTCGAACAGATCTTCCGCAGATATCAGAAGAGGGTTTACAACGTCGCCTACAGAATGACCGGCAATCGCGAGACGGCGGAGGATATGACACAGGAGGTATTCCTCCGCCTCTTCCAGAAGATCCATAAGTTCAAGGGCAAATCCTCCTTCTCCACGTGGTTGTATCGCCTAACCGTCAATTTATGTCTGGATCACCTGCGAAAACGGAACGCACACCCGACTGAGAGTCTGGAGGATATCGACGAGAAAGCCCTTATATACGAAAAAACCCCTGAGGATGATGTCATTCTGAGGGAACGCAGAGAGGCCATACAGAGGATAATCGGCTCTCTCCCCGGTAAAATGAGGGCCATAATAATCCTTCGTGAGATAGAGGGGTTGTCCTATAAGGAGATCGCCGAGGCGATGAGCTGTTCAATGGGAAGGGTTAAATCGCTACTGCATGAGGCCAGGATGGAACTAAAACGCCGGATGGAGAGGAATAAGGGGGAATTATGA